One segment of Rubripirellula amarantea DNA contains the following:
- a CDS encoding efflux RND transporter periplasmic adaptor subunit, with protein sequence MTQHCYRLFPLLACGLIAVCGCKDASKAPATTDRAIQKVAFVPAKKELVMDHVELVGRLAANESVKIQSRVSGFLLETHFEDGQQVTKGDLLFTIEPDEYQAIYNQSLAAIDVAKTKLDLTEKTFARSKTLIENDAISKEEFDQNQSAVAEAMANLMASEADAARVKLDLDYTKVVSPISGRVDRALLDDGNYVNGGLVGGTLLTTVVSDRPIKAVASVDENVRLKFMRRQREVGGEDFKEADKLEELKIPCYLQLQDEQDFPHEGILEYAEIQVDQQTGTSLLRGVFDNNDGLLKPGMFVRIKVPVSDEYEAVLVPNTSIGTDQATNFVYVINDANEIEHRTVILGDRKDKFRVVTSGVQPGESVVVAGMQLIQPGMKVAPVLKQE encoded by the coding sequence ATGACCCAGCACTGTTACCGATTGTTTCCACTGCTTGCTTGTGGCCTGATTGCTGTTTGCGGTTGCAAGGATGCGTCAAAAGCTCCGGCTACCACCGATCGTGCAATTCAAAAAGTTGCTTTCGTTCCTGCGAAAAAAGAATTGGTAATGGACCACGTGGAATTGGTGGGCCGGTTGGCTGCCAACGAAAGCGTCAAAATCCAATCTCGTGTCTCAGGCTTCCTGCTAGAGACACACTTCGAGGACGGACAACAGGTAACCAAAGGCGACCTCTTATTCACCATCGAACCGGATGAGTACCAAGCGATCTACAACCAATCTCTCGCGGCGATTGATGTTGCGAAGACCAAGCTAGATCTCACTGAGAAGACCTTTGCTCGTTCTAAAACACTGATCGAAAACGACGCCATTTCCAAAGAAGAATTCGACCAGAACCAATCTGCCGTTGCCGAGGCGATGGCAAATTTGATGGCTAGCGAGGCTGATGCGGCCCGCGTCAAATTGGACCTGGACTACACCAAAGTTGTTTCACCGATATCGGGACGCGTGGATCGCGCGTTGCTGGACGACGGCAATTACGTCAATGGTGGACTAGTGGGCGGAACGCTTCTTACCACCGTTGTCAGTGATCGTCCCATCAAAGCCGTTGCCAGTGTGGACGAGAACGTCCGATTGAAGTTCATGCGTCGGCAGCGTGAAGTCGGTGGCGAGGATTTCAAAGAAGCCGACAAACTAGAGGAATTGAAAATCCCTTGTTACTTGCAACTGCAGGACGAACAGGATTTTCCCCATGAAGGCATTCTCGAGTACGCAGAAATCCAAGTGGACCAGCAGACCGGCACCTCGCTATTGCGTGGCGTGTTCGACAACAACGATGGCTTGCTAAAACCAGGCATGTTCGTGCGAATTAAAGTCCCGGTATCGGACGAGTACGAGGCGGTCCTAGTCCCCAACACATCGATCGGCACTGACCAAGCGACCAATTTTGTGTACGTCATCAATGACGCAAACGAAATCGAACATCGCACCGTGATCCTAGGAGACCGCAAGGATAAGTTCCGCGTCGTCACATCGGGTGTCCAACCGGGCGAATCGGTGGTCGTCGCTGGCATGCAGTTGATCCAACCCGGCATGAAGGTGGCCCCGGTGCTGAAACAAGAGTGA